The following coding sequences are from one Veillonella rodentium window:
- a CDS encoding carbohydrate kinase family protein, with protein MVKAFPTGREVQEAVMTAVDGGGPVATALATAGKYGLDTVMIDVIGDDIGGTHILDDFDYYNVETSHIESARDSKSASATILVNEKTGDRAIFFERSTAPELESLDKHKACIEGGHILHINGRHRKCLIEAMTICKQSGNLVSLDGGANRYDEGLKDITRASDIVIVARDYAEEYTGTKDLEEACRIIHERGAYIAGVTDGAEGSYFVWPDGTFYRCPAFPQYTVLDTTGAGDSFHGAFLTVIAKTIRNMRVECEGRRSAREVLLDCSNTIFESAADFASAVASLNTQRLGGRSGLPSLEDAVALANSR; from the coding sequence ATGGTAAAAGCATTCCCTACGGGGCGTGAGGTACAGGAGGCGGTAATGACTGCCGTTGACGGAGGCGGCCCTGTAGCGACTGCTCTTGCTACGGCGGGAAAGTACGGACTCGATACGGTTATGATTGACGTCATCGGAGATGATATAGGGGGGACTCATATTCTCGATGATTTTGATTATTATAATGTTGAAACCAGTCATATCGAATCCGCGCGGGACTCCAAGTCGGCGAGTGCCACTATTTTAGTTAATGAAAAGACCGGCGATCGGGCTATTTTCTTTGAACGGTCCACGGCACCCGAACTGGAGTCCCTGGATAAACATAAGGCGTGCATTGAAGGCGGCCATATTCTACATATCAACGGTCGCCATCGTAAATGCTTAATCGAAGCCATGACCATCTGTAAGCAGTCCGGTAATCTCGTTTCTCTTGATGGCGGCGCGAACCGCTATGATGAAGGCTTAAAGGACATTACACGGGCCAGCGATATTGTTATCGTCGCCCGGGATTACGCCGAAGAATATACGGGAACGAAAGATCTGGAGGAAGCATGTCGCATCATTCATGAACGTGGCGCCTATATTGCAGGTGTTACGGATGGGGCTGAGGGCAGCTATTTTGTATGGCCTGACGGGACATTTTATCGGTGTCCCGCATTTCCTCAATATACCGTTTTAGATACTACCGGGGCGGGTGACAGCTTCCACGGTGCCTTTTTGACGGTTATCGCAAAGACGATTCGCAATATGCGTGTTGAGTGCGAGGGGCGTCGAAGTGCGCGGGAGGTTCTGTTGGACTGTTCCAATACAATTTTTGAAAGTGCCGCTGATTTTGCTTCCGCCGTCGCATCTTTAAATACGCAGAGACTCGGTGGACGCAGCGGACTGCCCTCATTAGAGGATGCGGTGGCGTTGGCAAACTCCCGTTAA
- the hutW gene encoding heme anaerobic degradation radical SAM methyltransferase ChuW/HutW, whose protein sequence is MTLAAFFESLPEKQRNLQLGMVCDDPISGAFPHKRVVHAGLNGTLVSPKETQQVWQTVMNGEVPKGQMQSAYIHIPFCKTKCTYCGFFQNGTSQNVEDTYIDNLIGELQAAGECKRLKDGLIHALFIGGGTPTSLSPTNSKRLLQAIRDYLPLANDYEMTLEGRIHDLIPENLDVWMSHGVNRMSIGVQSFNTEVRQMVGRLDDRETVLKRLADVKAYGQCSLVIDLIYGLPGQTMEVWEDDLAQLVSSGVDGADLYQLNVFDGSDLNRDIVSGKVPPAATTAMQSDMFRFGRDYLEKRAYRRLSAAHWSADNRERSLYNILAKAGVPMFPFGSGAGGNIDGYGMMLHRALKPYEDMVSRGEKPFMALMKQSELQPIVNVVVSQLEQGFLNIDDLVTMDFRLKELSWLYDVWQERGLVTYNGILYRLTTAGEFWTVNITQSTLEAVEYIMTGRNSFALESVAAQDTKTHSKTAPAQEVRGIGQGKENISVPTGENEEAKRKDALIAKAKAEIAKSGASGESAERMVQAMYNLSADEIEYMMERMMF, encoded by the coding sequence ATGACGTTAGCAGCGTTTTTTGAATCACTTCCCGAGAAGCAGAGAAATCTGCAACTGGGTATGGTTTGTGATGATCCTATCAGCGGGGCATTCCCCCATAAGCGCGTCGTTCATGCGGGGTTGAACGGTACACTCGTATCTCCGAAGGAAACTCAACAGGTCTGGCAGACCGTGATGAACGGAGAGGTCCCTAAAGGACAGATGCAATCCGCATATATCCATATTCCGTTCTGCAAGACGAAATGCACCTATTGCGGTTTCTTTCAGAATGGGACCAGTCAGAATGTGGAAGATACATATATCGACAACCTCATCGGTGAATTGCAGGCCGCCGGTGAATGCAAGCGATTGAAAGACGGTCTTATTCATGCGCTGTTTATCGGTGGCGGTACGCCTACATCGTTATCGCCGACTAACTCCAAACGTCTGTTGCAGGCGATTCGCGATTACTTGCCGTTGGCGAATGATTATGAAATGACCTTGGAAGGTCGTATTCACGATCTGATTCCGGAAAATTTGGATGTCTGGATGAGTCACGGTGTAAATCGTATGTCTATCGGTGTGCAGTCCTTCAATACCGAGGTACGCCAAATGGTGGGGCGTTTAGATGATCGGGAGACGGTGCTTAAAAGACTGGCGGATGTGAAAGCTTACGGTCAGTGTTCTCTTGTTATTGACCTTATCTATGGCTTACCGGGTCAAACGATGGAGGTATGGGAGGACGACCTGGCTCAACTCGTAAGTTCCGGCGTGGATGGAGCCGACTTATACCAGCTCAATGTGTTTGACGGCAGCGACCTTAATAGGGATATTGTCAGCGGTAAAGTGCCGCCGGCAGCGACGACGGCAATGCAAAGCGATATGTTTAGATTCGGTCGGGACTATTTGGAGAAACGCGCGTATCGTAGATTGAGTGCAGCCCATTGGAGTGCCGATAATCGGGAACGCAGCCTGTATAATATCCTCGCTAAAGCCGGTGTGCCGATGTTTCCGTTCGGGAGCGGTGCCGGTGGTAATATAGACGGTTACGGTATGATGTTGCATCGCGCTTTAAAGCCTTATGAAGACATGGTCAGCCGCGGTGAAAAACCGTTTATGGCGCTTATGAAGCAGAGCGAGCTGCAGCCGATTGTCAATGTCGTGGTGAGTCAACTGGAACAGGGCTTCCTGAATATCGATGATTTAGTGACGATGGATTTTCGTTTGAAAGAGCTTAGCTGGCTCTATGATGTTTGGCAGGAACGCGGACTTGTAACTTATAACGGCATTCTTTACCGTTTGACGACGGCCGGTGAGTTTTGGACCGTTAATATCACCCAAAGTACACTGGAAGCCGTCGAGTACATCATGACCGGGCGCAATTCGTTCGCGTTGGAATCTGTAGCTGCACAGGATACAAAGACCCATTCTAAAACGGCGCCGGCTCAAGAGGTGCGCGGTATCGGTCAAGGCAAGGAGAATATTTCCGTTCCGACCGGTGAAAACGAAGAAGCTAAGCGTAAGGATGCTCTCATTGCAAAGGCTAAAGCGGAAATCGCGAAAAGCGGTGCATCCGGTGAATCTGCGGAACGCATGGTTCAGGCTATGTATAATCTCAGCGCTGATGAAATAGAATATATGATGGAACGTATGATGTTCTAA
- a CDS encoding flavodoxin family protein — protein sequence MKNIILYSSLTGNTKRVAEAMASVMPPGTPCVSVKDAPDNLSDYDTVFAGFWVDRGTANKEAAKLIETLTNPHVVLFATLGMYADSDHARESIEKASALLPNKEQLVDGFVCQGKIDPKVIEMMYKMFPPGSAHGQSPERDALHKSAETHPDEQDFANAKAFAKSVLAKLQA from the coding sequence ATGAAAAACATTATTTTATATTCATCCCTTACAGGGAATACAAAACGTGTAGCGGAAGCGATGGCTTCCGTTATGCCGCCGGGGACACCTTGTGTTTCCGTTAAGGACGCACCGGACAATTTGAGTGATTACGATACCGTATTTGCAGGTTTCTGGGTTGATCGCGGTACGGCTAATAAAGAAGCGGCTAAATTGATTGAAACGCTTACAAATCCGCATGTCGTACTATTTGCGACGTTGGGGATGTATGCCGATTCCGATCATGCTCGTGAAAGCATTGAAAAAGCATCCGCATTATTACCGAACAAGGAACAACTGGTAGATGGATTTGTCTGTCAAGGGAAAATCGATCCGAAGGTCATCGAAATGATGTATAAGATGTTCCCGCCGGGATCTGCACATGGACAAAGTCCTGAACGTGATGCATTACATAAGTCTGCAGAAACGCATCCGGATGAACAGGACTTTGCAAATGCAAAGGCATTTGCAAAATCGGTACTTGCCAAGTTGCAAGCTTGA
- a CDS encoding energy transducer TonB family protein, producing the protein MGIGISWKKAAIISAIVHLIILFIAVIFFVVVPAIQEQDTYEIDLTQSVLDDGGSGHAGGGGGDRSSLFPKPLSADEVAARTKAVVTNVEPSTATDIPDAVDVPSKGNENQSNTFGENGGAGNGPGSGGGTGGGHGTGDGTGVGDGRGTGYGKGDGKGEGDGHGKAKAAFDSEGFREKVQKYAQSPAMALKRRLEGDVLVQVTLNTDGALIGQQILSTTNEIFNDAAMSAVVSATPYNNPTGEDINVNVPVEFRGQEASDEDEE; encoded by the coding sequence ATGGGAATAGGCATATCATGGAAAAAGGCAGCCATCATATCCGCCATAGTGCATCTGATTATTCTATTTATTGCCGTCATTTTCTTTGTAGTAGTGCCAGCTATTCAGGAGCAGGACACATATGAAATCGATCTCACCCAGAGTGTGCTTGATGATGGTGGTAGCGGCCATGCCGGCGGCGGAGGCGGGGACCGGTCATCTCTATTCCCGAAACCGCTGTCCGCTGATGAAGTGGCGGCAAGGACAAAGGCTGTTGTAACAAATGTGGAACCATCTACGGCAACGGATATTCCTGATGCTGTAGATGTACCAAGTAAGGGTAATGAAAATCAATCGAACACATTCGGTGAAAATGGCGGAGCCGGTAACGGTCCGGGATCCGGAGGCGGAACCGGTGGTGGTCATGGAACCGGTGACGGTACAGGTGTTGGCGATGGTCGTGGTACCGGTTATGGCAAGGGCGATGGCAAAGGTGAAGGGGACGGCCATGGCAAAGCGAAAGCGGCATTTGACAGTGAAGGCTTCCGTGAAAAAGTACAGAAATACGCACAAAGTCCGGCTATGGCATTGAAACGGCGCCTGGAGGGTGACGTACTTGTACAGGTGACATTAAATACGGACGGTGCTCTTATCGGTCAACAAATTTTATCGACTACAAATGAAATCTTTAATGATGCAGCTATGTCTGCAGTTGTATCCGCAACACCATATAATAATCCGACCGGAGAAGATATAAATGTAAATGTACCGGTTGAGTTTAGAGGACAAGAAGCATCTGATGAAGATGAGGAATAA
- a CDS encoding ExbD/TolR family protein produces MNLQSFRMKSKPEFMIIPMIDIIFFLLVFFMMNSLQTIAQKALSIQLPQAISASTPAQLPVVLTLDAEGHITIDNNPMSIDAAEAMVKERIAQNPNASVILQADKRAAHGQVVAIMDMLKQSGVKRLAIATEQKG; encoded by the coding sequence ATGAATTTACAAAGTTTTCGTATGAAATCCAAGCCTGAATTCATGATTATCCCAATGATTGATATTATATTCTTCTTATTGGTGTTCTTCATGATGAATAGTTTGCAGACCATTGCGCAGAAGGCTTTATCCATACAGTTGCCGCAAGCTATATCCGCATCGACGCCGGCTCAATTACCGGTGGTCCTCACATTGGATGCGGAGGGACACATCACGATTGATAATAATCCGATGAGCATCGATGCGGCAGAGGCCATGGTAAAAGAGCGTATCGCACAGAATCCGAATGCCAGCGTTATTTTACAGGCCGATAAGCGTGCAGCACATGGTCAGGTGGTAGCTATCATGGATATGCTTAAACAATCCGGTGTTAAGCGCTTGGCTATTGCGACGGAACAGAAAGGATAA
- a CDS encoding MotA/TolQ/ExbB proton channel family protein: MENLNYVIHLFHSGGYVMYPLLFLSLMVIAIAVERAFYYRKYAGKTFVVCHAVNELSRLQSWDEIEKVIQENPSIASRVAQAGLTNDKDESGMKTAFADQMGVDAVGFKKYMDYLSATVTISPLLGLLGTVTGMIGSFSILDSGAGASAITGGVGEALIATASGLCVAIMAFIVYTFFSHRLDSIINQIETMCVNIITAKREGWK, from the coding sequence ATGGAAAATCTAAATTATGTAATTCATTTATTTCATAGCGGCGGATATGTCATGTATCCATTGCTATTCTTATCCCTTATGGTTATCGCCATAGCGGTGGAACGAGCTTTCTATTATCGTAAATATGCAGGTAAGACATTTGTTGTGTGCCATGCGGTTAATGAACTTTCCAGATTGCAGAGCTGGGATGAAATTGAAAAAGTGATTCAGGAAAATCCATCCATTGCCAGTCGAGTTGCACAAGCGGGATTGACGAATGATAAGGACGAGTCAGGGATGAAAACGGCTTTCGCCGATCAGATGGGCGTTGATGCGGTAGGGTTCAAAAAATATATGGATTACTTAAGTGCAACCGTAACAATTTCTCCGTTATTGGGCTTGTTGGGGACGGTTACAGGTATGATCGGTTCTTTCAGTATTCTCGACTCCGGTGCAGGTGCATCCGCCATTACCGGAGGGGTAGGTGAAGCCCTCATCGCGACGGCATCCGGTCTATGTGTGGCGATTATGGCATTTATCGTTTATACATTTTTTAGCCATCGTTTGGACTCCATTATTAATCAAATTGAAACGATGTGTGTTAATATAATTACAGCAAAACGGGAAGGGTGGAAATAG
- a CDS encoding TonB-dependent receptor plug domain-containing protein: MIRWGHTKRYLILSSAVALWLNAPFVVMADNATVTTDVVHVKGTWAEEEAKLNPQQVQIITKKEIEKKQAKSVEDIIFTQTGVSRTVDAMGRVGVSIRGAEARHTLILVDGQPVLGDFDKYSGAADEVQRLGTENVERIEVIQGAASAKYGSDAVGGVVNIITKKAQKKPTLQLNAEGMRRKSDGDAFPYQNFFIRADSGQMGKLKVGLSGSKRDLMPVLASVKRRQSGMAFDYAKHNFKPNVLRYYGDAADIGLVATYEASDRNKFEMRLNRYTEDLVRDVKHSDSDLEPQQHFKRTADRNTANLSWSSKAGKSDWTVETNYSRIKENDVALISYTGRSAYEGSNELRYIDNIDHRQLDIRANANTQVHKNHLLSYGVSYAREEGSGSRLKSSPNASTMYIDPWNYDKSLLVDKLDRLVRRKGDNSVKVYSHIHDYKFINSGGGMPQWDMDYEYYGAETNAQKPGITYDDYVNYGLSESRLSEWSSTSPNNQPVTDEFKKRYYALEDRLKAENPEMAAHRANIVGDYFKYGESNDAEMRKKAPKLNGKAFLEEYRNRDQRLTTGSGTIRKVNAYISDTWQVNKNLTLVPIVRFDNSSLFGSNISASMGMTYNVKGNIHRRFKANVGTGYTEPGMGELWYNWEMYASNPVGIGVAKLGWYWAGNPNLKPEKSLNFDMSLEGENKNTYARIGVFHNRIKNYMSVYFTGDFMDFAPYLRGDAKYQRAPDMIYSFKNIGKAVITGLQAEVQQKFGKHWSAKLGYTYLHAINKSDPSMPRQLLDKPMHKVDIGITYDNPKSGWNGSIWGDYYINMLDSNTLNNGGNYWPDILSGDAGVYKKQVYEKKTFGIWNVMVQKRFNKNAMMYFGINNIFNHRDDDRATQERVYRVGVNLKFGGGESKNAAIGKSNGTAGKAGVVDSNVTSGESVNTESAVQNVSDVVRLTDFIHSDFDLSKERGITMVGDYRARWMAHDGTNRPQSPFRENSAIGSAKANIYDANRHSFEQRLRLGFDARLNEFTNLTVIGSATGMRGVDTSWTMSNSKGFNHQRLDTVDLTRRVKKWDVSVGRLTEPMGASGYWFGQSYDGARAVWTGNDTQVRIGAGTFKHSTGISDSAYTHAEHKVIYRPPTAAELIGINRDEYPYDINSATKSGSDGERKTTEDAAAPDSPNGIYDSTYKGKTDNLYFYQQLKDLQDEYETFKKNADLSWSNPNRDQEIAKVDAKLAETQKKQAQIMGRLQDILTKAYPEEMAKAKFSLDIPSGGYAMYEITNKKTGEKLYMTGGIMYNVNSPLYPEYLKESAKGLIVSSDNKDALLNSKVYMDKHGADIDKAMNSIAKYNASDNWSNYKNGELEAVWVKQSDGTFRQSYDYYGQSANDYEFSGFLGAKTYKYDSGKYVFSDYDAKSTLYNKNFTLSSSDWGEGSSDYGWGLTPAMYNYLYNLEKVVHDAESENKLPREAIGKIIGNLIRTEGVVLEKDTIPAIETAAFVQVKKQIGSRLGLQAWYLHSFDGSKHTFLNANGNKNDEYSFSNVAHIFGIGAKYQLGANASVTVDYGQNRSNFGRYMNGNTVYEHERGTADFAIKGHQMGGTPHFWMARLDIGRADLDVPKSWNAFIDYKYFQHGSFFGGNGTGAVPDRYLDGIRSFTFGAGYVPRKDLLIEAFYTFDAKGTNKRDTLYGSESFKLGDYTRIQGTYRF, encoded by the coding sequence ATGATCCGTTGGGGACACACAAAACGCTATTTAATCCTATCTAGTGCGGTGGCACTATGGTTAAATGCTCCGTTTGTTGTCATGGCTGACAATGCGACGGTGACCACCGATGTGGTTCATGTTAAGGGGACATGGGCCGAGGAAGAAGCTAAATTAAATCCACAGCAAGTGCAAATTATTACTAAAAAAGAAATTGAAAAGAAGCAGGCGAAGTCCGTCGAAGATATTATTTTTACTCAAACAGGTGTATCCAGAACGGTTGATGCAATGGGGCGTGTAGGGGTATCCATACGTGGTGCCGAGGCGCGGCATACGCTGATTCTTGTGGATGGGCAACCGGTACTGGGTGATTTTGATAAGTACTCCGGGGCGGCTGATGAAGTACAGCGTCTGGGAACGGAAAATGTGGAGAGAATCGAAGTTATTCAGGGGGCGGCGAGCGCTAAATACGGTTCCGATGCGGTGGGCGGTGTGGTTAACATCATCACAAAGAAGGCGCAGAAGAAACCTACCTTACAACTTAATGCGGAAGGGATGCGGCGGAAAAGTGATGGCGATGCCTTCCCGTATCAAAACTTCTTTATTCGGGCCGATTCGGGTCAAATGGGTAAATTGAAGGTGGGTTTATCCGGCAGCAAACGGGATCTTATGCCGGTACTGGCATCTGTTAAACGCCGTCAGTCTGGAATGGCCTTTGATTATGCAAAACATAACTTTAAGCCGAATGTGCTTCGCTACTATGGGGATGCGGCGGATATCGGTCTCGTTGCGACCTATGAGGCCAGTGATAGAAATAAATTTGAAATGCGCCTCAATCGATACACGGAGGATCTTGTACGTGATGTGAAACACTCCGATTCTGATTTGGAGCCGCAACAACACTTTAAACGAACTGCTGATCGTAATACGGCGAATTTATCGTGGTCCTCGAAGGCCGGTAAAAGTGATTGGACGGTAGAGACAAACTATTCGCGCATCAAGGAAAATGATGTGGCTCTCATCAGCTATACGGGGCGGTCCGCCTATGAAGGATCCAACGAATTGCGGTATATCGATAATATCGACCATCGCCAATTGGATATTCGTGCGAATGCGAACACACAGGTCCATAAAAATCACTTACTCAGTTACGGCGTAAGCTATGCTCGTGAAGAAGGCTCCGGCAGTCGCCTTAAGAGTTCGCCGAATGCGAGCACTATGTATATCGATCCGTGGAACTATGACAAGAGTCTGCTCGTAGATAAATTAGATCGTCTGGTGCGGCGTAAAGGTGATAACAGCGTTAAGGTTTACTCTCATATTCATGACTATAAATTCATTAATTCCGGCGGTGGAATGCCGCAGTGGGATATGGATTATGAATACTATGGCGCTGAAACAAATGCCCAGAAACCGGGGATTACATATGATGACTATGTGAATTATGGCTTATCTGAAAGTCGTCTCAGTGAATGGTCCAGCACATCACCTAATAATCAACCTGTAACCGATGAGTTTAAAAAGCGGTATTACGCTTTAGAGGATCGTTTGAAAGCGGAGAATCCCGAAATGGCCGCGCATCGTGCGAACATTGTAGGCGATTATTTTAAATACGGCGAATCCAATGATGCGGAAATGCGTAAGAAAGCACCTAAATTAAATGGCAAGGCATTCCTTGAAGAATATCGCAATCGAGATCAACGGTTGACTACCGGTAGCGGAACGATTAGAAAGGTAAACGCTTATATTTCCGATACATGGCAGGTCAATAAGAATTTGACATTGGTGCCGATTGTACGATTTGATAACAGCAGTCTGTTCGGCTCCAATATATCCGCATCAATGGGGATGACTTATAACGTCAAAGGTAATATACATCGTCGATTCAAGGCTAATGTGGGTACCGGTTATACGGAACCGGGCATGGGTGAGTTGTGGTACAACTGGGAAATGTATGCATCGAATCCTGTGGGCATCGGTGTTGCCAAACTCGGTTGGTACTGGGCGGGCAACCCGAATTTGAAACCGGAAAAATCACTCAACTTTGATATGAGTTTAGAAGGTGAAAATAAAAATACCTATGCTCGTATCGGGGTATTCCATAATCGCATTAAAAACTATATGTCCGTGTATTTTACTGGTGATTTTATGGACTTTGCACCATATTTGCGAGGCGATGCGAAATACCAACGTGCACCGGATATGATTTACAGCTTTAAAAATATCGGCAAAGCTGTAATCACCGGACTCCAAGCGGAAGTGCAGCAGAAGTTCGGCAAACATTGGTCTGCTAAATTGGGTTATACCTATTTGCATGCCATTAACAAGAGTGATCCGAGCATGCCGCGTCAACTCTTAGATAAACCGATGCACAAAGTGGATATAGGTATCACCTATGATAATCCGAAATCCGGCTGGAACGGCTCTATCTGGGGCGATTATTATATCAATATGCTCGACAGCAACACATTGAATAATGGCGGTAATTATTGGCCTGATATCCTGTCCGGTGATGCCGGGGTATATAAGAAACAGGTTTATGAAAAGAAGACATTCGGTATTTGGAATGTTATGGTCCAGAAGCGGTTTAATAAGAATGCCATGATGTACTTCGGTATCAATAATATCTTTAACCATCGAGATGATGATCGGGCTACACAGGAACGCGTATACCGCGTAGGTGTCAATCTTAAATTCGGCGGTGGTGAAAGTAAGAACGCGGCAATTGGTAAATCTAACGGCACAGCCGGTAAAGCAGGGGTCGTAGATTCTAACGTAACTAGTGGTGAGTCCGTAAACACCGAATCCGCAGTACAAAATGTATCCGATGTAGTTCGTCTAACCGATTTTATTCATTCTGATTTTGATCTATCTAAAGAACGCGGTATTACGATGGTCGGCGATTACCGTGCACGTTGGATGGCTCACGACGGTACCAACCGCCCTCAATCACCGTTTAGAGAAAATTCCGCTATCGGATCCGCAAAGGCCAATATATACGATGCAAATCGTCATAGCTTTGAACAACGACTACGTCTCGGCTTTGATGCACGTCTCAATGAGTTTACCAATCTCACCGTTATCGGCAGTGCGACGGGGATGCGTGGCGTAGATACAAGTTGGACGATGTCTAATTCGAAAGGCTTTAATCATCAACGGCTCGATACGGTTGATCTCACAAGACGTGTTAAGAAGTGGGACGTATCTGTAGGGCGATTGACTGAGCCTATGGGGGCCAGCGGCTATTGGTTCGGACAGTCTTATGATGGTGCACGTGCCGTATGGACCGGTAATGATACACAAGTACGCATTGGCGCAGGTACATTTAAACACAGTACAGGAATCAGTGATTCCGCTTATACACATGCGGAACATAAGGTGATTTACAGACCGCCTACTGCGGCCGAGCTGATAGGGATTAATCGAGATGAATATCCGTATGATATCAACAGTGCAACCAAGTCCGGCTCTGATGGAGAACGAAAGACGACGGAAGATGCGGCGGCTCCGGACAGTCCAAATGGTATCTACGACTCCACGTATAAAGGTAAAACGGATAATCTCTACTTCTATCAGCAGCTAAAGGATTTGCAGGATGAATATGAGACTTTCAAAAAGAATGCTGATCTAAGCTGGAGTAATCCGAATCGCGATCAGGAAATCGCGAAGGTTGATGCAAAACTGGCTGAAACGCAGAAGAAACAGGCTCAAATTATGGGGCGTTTACAGGATATTCTTACAAAGGCCTATCCTGAGGAAATGGCGAAAGCCAAGTTCTCCCTTGATATTCCGTCCGGTGGTTATGCAATGTATGAGATCACCAATAAGAAAACAGGGGAAAAACTCTATATGACTGGCGGCATCATGTATAATGTGAACTCGCCGTTATATCCTGAATACTTAAAAGAGTCGGCCAAAGGGCTTATCGTTTCGTCAGATAATAAGGATGCTTTGTTGAATTCTAAGGTTTACATGGATAAACATGGGGCGGATATCGATAAAGCTATGAATTCTATCGCTAAATACAATGCATCCGATAACTGGTCAAACTATAAGAATGGTGAGCTTGAAGCTGTTTGGGTTAAACAGTCGGACGGTACGTTCCGTCAATCGTATGATTATTATGGTCAATCTGCAAATGACTACGAGTTTTCCGGATTCTTAGGTGCCAAGACCTATAAATACGACAGTGGTAAATATGTATTTAGTGATTATGATGCTAAATCGACTCTTTATAATAAGAACTTTACACTTTCCTCAAGTGATTGGGGTGAAGGCAGCTCCGATTATGGTTGGGGTCTTACTCCTGCGATGTATAACTATCTATATAATTTGGAAAAGGTTGTACATGATGCTGAGTCAGAAAATAAACTGCCTCGGGAGGCTATCGGAAAGATTATCGGTAATCTTATCAGGACGGAAGGTGTTGTTCTTGAAAAGGATACAATTCCGGCGATTGAAACGGCCGCATTTGTACAGGTGAAGAAACAGATCGGTTCACGTCTCGGCCTGCAAGCGTGGTATTTACATTCCTTTGACGGCAGCAAGCATACCTTCCTGAATGCTAACGGCAATAAAAATGATGAATACAGTTTCTCGAATGTAGCGCATATATTCGGTATCGGCGCCAAATATCAGCTAGGCGCTAATGCATCCGTAACCGTTGATTACGGGCAGAACAGATCGAACTTCGGTAGATATATGAACGGTAATACCGTTTATGAACATGAACGGGGCACCGCGGATTTTGCTATTAAAGGGCACCAAATGGGCGGTACACCGCACTTCTGGATGGCTCGACTCGATATCGGCCGTGCGGATTTGGATGTTCCGAAGTCGTGGAATGCGTTTATTGATTATAAATACTTCCAGCACGGTTCATTCTTCGGCGGCAACGGTACAGGTGCTGTTCCGGATCGTTATCTGGACGGAATTCGCAGCTTTACCTTTGGTGCCGGTTATGTACCGCGTAAGGATCTGCTCATTGAGGCGTTCTATACATTTGATGCAAAGGGTACTAATAAACGAGATACTTTATATGGTAGTGAAAGCTTTAAGTTAGGCGATTATACAAGAATTCAAGGGACCTATCGGTTCTGA